aagacttaggcaccTCCAGGCACAATTATATAAAGGCCtataatgtagacctttaaaaccctggcctacattacagataCCTGAGTTTGGTTAGGCGCTGgtatgcatgattgacatgtgataggTGTCTAAATTTAGACCCTGTTATATCACCTAACCTTAGACCCTGTTATATCTTTTTAGGCACcaattatagaatctggcctttaacagattcacccaaggtggctatacaccaccttgggtgaatctcttcataaaggcagttaataatgtcaataattaaataaattttaGCACACTGACTCTGCAGTTGACTGAACTAACTCTATTTTCTGGTCTTACATTGCATCTCCAAAAGTCATTGCCAGAGTGTTACTAGTCTGAAGAAGTTCACCTCAAGTTAACAGATTCCTTCAATCAAACAAAGCACATCATAAAATTCTTATATGTAACACCTGGACAAATGTGATAGTAAACAAACCCAATACATTTTCCATACCTTAATAGTATAAATCCTTTCAATGGCTTCAGGATGTTTGCAAGAAGCAGCCAGAGCATACACTGTGTCAGTGGGAATGCCGCATACGCCACCAACATCTAACTGCTTTGCAATGGTCCTCAGTCCACTAGTTCGACGGGAATCTGGACAAATGCATGACTCTGAGGTTTCTGTTGTATTCTCGCTCTTCACTTCCTGAAAGACCCCAACATGCAAAATAGAATTTCAGAAAATAGTAATGAAAAAGACAATGACATGAAACAGCCATGCATGTTTAATTATTTATAACTAACTCACACCCTGGTGAGTTTACTgtttaattaaaatattttaggGAAACTGATGAACTCTCCATACTCAAATCATGTTTCCAAGTAATTCATTCTCACCCTGAAGAGAGGTGGTCCTATAGGAAGAAGGTCCCTGTTGAATATGCAGTTTACAAGAGACGCTGCTGCTCCATAAATGCAGATGGTTGCAAAGATGGCCAACATTACAACTGGAAGACAAACAGAAAACCTGAGATATCATCACTGCTTGAAAAGGCTCAGTATGTAGTACAAATAAAACCTAAATTAAGTTATTTGGTAGCAGCAAACTGGCAATAAAATATCTGAAATGTAATCTAAATGCTTGTTGGTGTCCAGGTATTACTTACTTTCAAGCGGTAGAGGCAGATTGTCTATcgtaaagagaagaaaacaaacaaTCACAACTTCCATCACCAAGGTCAGGGAGAACAAAACCACGTTAGcataggaagctgtgaaaaaataaaataaaaacaaaaaacattaatTTTTGCATGATAAGCATTTTAAGGAGCACCAACAATGCCAATAATAATTCTAATTACCCATCCAAATAATGCCTCATTTTAGGTTCTTGTGCTGTCTGTCATCATGTAACAGCCTTTCTCTAAAGAGCTGCATAGTAGTTAGGCTGCCTTGACTGAATATTGGGCTGGTTgtgtaaatttttttattttcaaatcaaaAACAAGAGTCCTAAAACCCCAAACCCCTTCCTAAATCCCCTGATCATGGCCCCTCTTGCCTTCCTCCTCCCCCAGCCTGTGGAAAAATCCATCCCTCCCTACCCCCTGGAAGGTCCATGCCCCCTCCCAAGACCCAGTCCTTCTCCCAACCCCCTCATCATGAATTCtgcttctctccctcctccccctgcccgCAGCATAATTCATCTGTCCATCCCCCCTCTGAGGGCCCCCACCTACCCCTTTGTCCAAGTAGGCCCAGACCCCTCACCCTAGCATACCTGCCTCAATGGTGGTCCATACTGTCTTACAATACCATGTGGTCTGGTGGTATAATTAGGGCAGGAGTAATCACCAGTCACTCTTGCCATGTCAGCActactctcaaaatggctgctgtgacttcTTGAGACTGTAtcatgagactaccactagaggtgATAGAAGCCATTTGGAGAGCAGAGCTATCATGGGCAGGAGCACCTGGGGATCACTCTTGCTTTGACTATACCTATAGATTGCCAAGAATTGTACAATAGGCCCGAGTGGGACACCTATAGTTGGGCAGGGGGGGGAAGGCAACTCTTGTTCAGAGACAAACAGGGCAACACACACATTTTCAGCTTCTATCAAAAACAGCCAGCGTCAGCTGAAATCAAACCATGGTCATAGCAGCACTAGGGATTCTTCCAGAACCCAGGTTTAAGGACTCTAGATTCAGCCACTGCCTGCCATCATTGCAAATTGACCACTGACTCTTTCCAGTCCACCCTGGGCCGTGAGCACATATCCTCTgatttttcagaaagcatttttgCTCCTGTTCTTTGAGAATTAATGTATGTGAGGTACCTATTTCATGGCTGATTTTACTCTATTTCATTTGGATGCATGTGTTGACTTACATAAGGCCATTAAGAAGAGGTTGACAATCAGGAAAGTTATTGCTCCCACTGTGAATCCTCCATCATTATCAGGGCTAATGTTTAATAAGTGACCTGCAAGACACAAACATACATTATAATGGCAGGCCTCAAGTGCAACATGGAACATAACAAAAACAGTTTGGAAtgatatatttagggctccttatataAGCAATTCCCACATTGCAAATGCAAAGAAGCctattcagttcctatggactTCGTTGCATTTGCTGTACCGGGAAtcgctttgtaaaagaagctcttaattttgctttttaaaaaattaaatcaagATGCAGAAAATTCTGTTGCAGAATTTATTTCAGGGACAAGAATAGGGCAGTTTTATAATCTGAAAAGTCTGGGCTTTATAAAGGAGAAGGGCTTTATAAAGGAAAAGACTCCATAAGATGTTTCAATTTGATGGATATTTATTGCAAGGTGAAGAtcagtttatttttatattgtgtgAGTTAAGatgcaaaatcaaaacatttctccaTTAGTTTAATGAACGTGTGCAGATTTCTAACCACATCACAACCTCTTTGGTTTGGGAATTTTCTGTAGAGGCATTTTTACTTTGAATCTTTTTCTAGCATGTTTCAAAAAGCAAAGCATGCACTTAAATTTGTAgttatttatagaatagctctaCTGTATATGTTACTATTCTTTTGGTGCCTCTTCAATATGGAAGCATTTCTATAAAGTGGCACCTAGAGAAAGGTGCCCCTTATGTCTGTCAAAGGCAGCATTAATTGACAGTTAAGCACCTATATATACTAGACCATATTCTGTAAGGTAGTACCTAACTTCAAAGGGAGTATATAATGAAGGCAGGCCATATGTGTGTTATTCAGTGCACCTACATATGTCAACTTACTGTACATCGACCATTAACATGGAGAGAGTGTGCTTAAACATGGGCGTGCCAATGTTGACCTTATGCTAGTATTccataataaaattttatttatttattcaattttctatatcctTCTCcccggggagctcagaatggtttaaatgaatttatttaggtactcaagtacCAAGCCCACCTAGCCTACTGTAAACCTGTGAAACTCAATCTTTAATTAGACTTCCAAACTTTCAGTTTACCTTTACCTTAATTTTCTAAAACAAGCCAATTTCAGGCATGCATCCATCAAACATCTGGACAACGCCAGGCATCAGCAGCAACCAGAATGTTTACCCTGGTTACCAGGGCAACCAAAAGGCACATCTATGCCTGTGCTAATATGTCTCTCATAATTCTGCAACCCCTGCACCATACCAGCTATAGCACAAACATGAATATAGTGCATTCCCCCACCCCAGGATTCATACTGTTTTTAAACCTAGTTACACTAgggcaccaatttatagaattgaccTTTATGTGTGTAAAATTATTAAACATTTCTATAGTAAGCTTGAGAAATCTCTACAGCAATTTTACCTGCAAATCGAAGCCAGGTCCACGTGGCCCAAATTGCTGCATAGCAGAATGGCATAACGGATCCAAATCTTCTTCCTTTTTGGACAACTATCCTGGATACATATAGCTGGAAGAGGGCTCCGGGTATTAGCACCCAGGGAATGGAAAGATGGGCTCTAATGGGATCACTAAGGGTTCCCTGGATGGCAGAGAGTGAAGACAGACCATTGCAGATGTAGAACAAGGCATCAGGGAGCTCAGAAGTGGCATCATCTGGGTCTTTCTTAGACCGTGTAATGAAGCTTTTAAAATTTATCAGTGCAGCCTGAAATTTTGCACTTGAGGTAAGTTGGGCCCCAATAGGGATCAAAATCTTTTCAGCGATTGAGTTAATGAGGCTTGCAAAGGTGATATACAAGGAAATGACAGTATAAATGCAGCAGGCAACCCCGAAGAATATGTAAGACCCTCTAGCAGGAATTTGATGGATGGTGGAAATTGTGAGCAGAACAAAGCAAGCATTGTGAGCTACTTCCAGGATGTCCCTATTAATAGACATCAAACAAAAAACGATAGCAATGATTAGAAAGAACCAGCTTCCAATCATTCCCACCCTGCTTTGGTGCACATTCTCTGACTGGATGAAAACAGTTAAGACAAAATTTTCCCAAGAATTCACAAGCCAATAAAGACTGTGAAGGCCAAATTTGGTGGTGTAATAAACATCATCCCTCAAGTAACTGTAGTAACTGGCAAACAGCTGAGATATGGCACTGATTGTAACCCAAACTGCTCCAACATAGAAGACCTTCATATACCCAAAGCAGTAGAAAgcaaagatgaaagcagaaatggTGTCACTTATATTACCTAAGGGCATGGGCTCAGcatattttgtgttctttttcttctcttcgcCTATGCTTTTAGATGACGTACGATTGGCTGACCCTAACAGCAAGACATTGAAAAGTGCATTCCCAAAGCCTGGAAGAACATACCTTTGGGTAATGCCTTTTAAGAGAAGAGCTGCTCCACCATACAGTCCGCAAAGCACAATAACTAGCTCTAAGGTCCCTGACACCACGAGTGCCCACTGACCAAACAACCCAACTGCTTCAAATATAAGAGTAAGAGTAAGTGCACCAAACACAAAGGGCATGATATAATTTACAGTGGCGGAGCAAAAAGACAGAATGAGAGCGATGAAGATATAAGCCACTAGCCCGGCAACAGCGCTTTCACTAACAGGAAGAGgagaaatggcagggaggacgtCATGACTGCTATTATAAGACATGTGGGTAATGTTACTTAAGGGAGAATAGGCTCCTAAAATGATACGGGTGGCTCCATAGCTACTCCACAGAGCTGAGAATGCAATAAAGGCTGTACTTCCTAGGTGGTCATATTTCCGGAAAGAAAGGAATCCAGCAACAAGTTGTGTCAGTCCTCCAATCAAAATGAGGTGAACGcctaaatgacaaaaaaaaaaaaataaaagaattaaatAATTATCACACTGCGTGCTATATGAGGTATTACTATATTTAAGGTCGATAGAAATATTTGAATaaatattcaaaagcatttatcCGGATATCATC
The nucleotide sequence above comes from Geotrypetes seraphini chromosome 5, aGeoSer1.1, whole genome shotgun sequence. Encoded proteins:
- the LOC117361363 gene encoding uncharacterized protein LOC117361363, which gives rise to MEGFAAVFYSEPAVLGLLANVISAFLVALQNFAYFHTNIRAGGIENVLAGVHLILIGGLTQLVAGFLSFRKYDHLGSTAFIAFSALWSSYGATRIILGAYSPLSNITHMSYNSSHDVLPAISPLPVSESAVAGLVAYIFIALILSFCSATVNYIMPFVFGALTLTLIFEAVGLFGQWALVVSGTLELVIVLCGLYGGAALLLKGITQRYVLPGFGNALFNVLLLGSANRTSSKSIGEEKKKNTKYAEPMPLGNISDTISAFIFAFYCFGYMKVFYVGAVWVTISAISQLFASYYSYLRDDVYYTTKFGLHSLYWLVNSWENFVLTVFIQSENVHQSRVGMIGSWFFLIIAIVFCLMSINRDILEVAHNACFVLLTISTIHQIPARGSYIFFGVACCIYTVISLYITFASLINSIAEKILIPIGAQLTSSAKFQAALINFKSFITRSKKDPDDATSELPDALFYICNGLSSLSAIQGTLSDPIRAHLSIPWVLIPGALFQLYVSRIVVQKGRRFGSVMPFCYAAIWATWTWLRFAGHLLNISPDNDGGFTVGAITFLIVNLFLMALSSYANVVLFSLTLVMEVVIVCFLLFTIDNLPLPLEIVMLAIFATICIYGAAASLVNCIFNRDLLPIGPPLFREVKSENTTETSESCICPDSRRTSGLRTIAKQLDVGGVCGIPTDTVYALAASCKHPEAIERIYTIKDRPLEKPICICISNLDQLRAVEPPFSHLLWEFMENVYPGGVSCIVKKEEWLKKLGVGPAYDRVGTKDSIMIRVPDHTVTVHLTDMTGPLAITSANPSGESDSTHHDMVISRLSHKLDGVLCDGDTNEIVGSTVVNCLRIDEGILSIVREGCVPAAKVMQIFERLKNTPE